The following coding sequences are from one Candidatus Eremiobacteraceae bacterium window:
- a CDS encoding LytTR family DNA-binding domain-containing protein, producing MTRVLIVDDEQSARLRLRQLVARYEDLTIVGECDTAQSARVEIVRLAPDIVFLDIQMPGGSPIEMLRAQTSQRGKPAVIFVTAHSTFGVDAFDVGAADYLLKPFTASRFAKALSRARERLASGSAERLAVRQTDGRTVSLVPSEILWIEAQGNNLTLHLRTTTMKLRSTMASFCERVRDRGFTRIHRSYAVNDSLVRELEPWSHGEYVVIMEDGTRLNSSRTFRENVNTLLEPE from the coding sequence ATGACGCGGGTGCTCATCGTCGACGACGAGCAAAGCGCGCGACTGCGATTGCGGCAGCTCGTCGCGCGCTACGAAGACCTGACGATCGTCGGAGAATGCGATACCGCGCAATCCGCGCGCGTGGAGATCGTGCGCCTCGCGCCCGACATCGTCTTCTTGGATATTCAGATGCCGGGCGGATCGCCCATCGAAATGCTTCGAGCGCAGACCTCGCAGCGAGGTAAGCCGGCGGTCATCTTCGTCACGGCACACAGCACGTTTGGCGTCGACGCTTTCGATGTCGGTGCAGCGGACTATTTGCTCAAACCGTTCACGGCGTCGCGATTTGCCAAGGCCCTGAGTCGCGCGCGCGAACGGCTCGCGAGCGGATCCGCCGAGCGGCTCGCGGTGCGTCAGACGGATGGGCGGACCGTCTCGCTTGTGCCGTCGGAGATCTTGTGGATCGAGGCGCAAGGCAACAATCTAACGCTGCACTTGCGCACGACGACTATGAAGCTGCGCTCGACGATGGCGAGTTTTTGCGAGCGGGTGCGCGACCGCGGATTCACGCGCATTCATCGCTCTTACGCGGTGAACGATTCACTCGTGCGGGAGTTGGAACCATGGTCTCACGGCGAATACGTGGTGATCATGGAAGACGGAACGCGGCTCAACTCGAGCCGCACGTTTCGGGAAAACGTGAACACACTGCTCGAACCTGAATAG
- a CDS encoding histidine kinase — translation MLRWLLVCAAAWTAFPILISIYVYMEALYDGRHPAFLPEFVGSLGQMYTLGVFSPILIYVAHAFPPTRRPLILTLAVYLASLIGVWALGLPAFALVSNYFLNRPFTISSTLQEGFFVFLLYAVVLTILLAITQVQVVNERIERALRLEADLSRLRVEALQRQLHPHFIFNTLNAVSAVMHTDVNVAEEMIAALADLLRTAMGKSNSPTVPLREELNLLDRYALIMKLRYGERLVVHISAEPRALEIPFPTFTLQPLVENAIVHGLEKTNGGITVEVACRLDAAMLEIEISDDGTTTDPVALPEGVGIGNTRARLAELYGQRASLSIAPRHACGMRLTLAIPVAPAI, via the coding sequence TTGCTGAGATGGCTTCTCGTCTGCGCTGCTGCGTGGACGGCGTTTCCGATCTTGATCTCGATTTACGTCTATATGGAAGCTCTGTACGACGGGCGCCACCCTGCGTTCTTACCGGAGTTTGTGGGATCGCTCGGTCAGATGTACACGCTCGGAGTATTTTCGCCGATTCTCATCTACGTGGCGCACGCGTTTCCGCCGACGCGGCGTCCGTTGATTCTCACGCTTGCCGTATATCTAGCCTCGCTCATCGGCGTGTGGGCCTTAGGTCTGCCGGCGTTCGCCCTCGTGAGCAACTACTTTCTCAACAGGCCCTTCACCATTTCATCGACGCTGCAAGAAGGCTTTTTCGTCTTTCTCCTCTACGCGGTCGTGCTGACGATCCTCCTCGCGATAACACAGGTACAGGTCGTCAACGAACGCATCGAGCGCGCGTTGCGTCTCGAAGCCGATCTCTCTCGCCTACGCGTCGAGGCGCTCCAACGCCAGCTCCATCCGCACTTCATCTTCAACACCCTGAACGCCGTCAGCGCCGTCATGCACACCGACGTCAACGTCGCGGAAGAGATGATCGCCGCGCTGGCCGATCTACTGCGCACGGCGATGGGCAAATCGAATAGTCCCACGGTTCCGCTCCGCGAGGAGCTGAATCTGCTCGACCGCTACGCGCTTATCATGAAGCTTCGCTACGGCGAGCGCCTCGTCGTGCACATTTCGGCCGAACCGCGTGCCCTCGAGATTCCCTTCCCCACGTTCACGCTGCAACCGCTGGTCGAAAACGCGATCGTGCACGGCTTGGAGAAGACGAACGGCGGAATCACGGTTGAGGTAGCGTGCCGGCTCGACGCAGCGATGCTTGAGATAGAGATCAGCGACGATGGCACGACGACCGATCCGGTCGCGCTGCCGGAGGGCGTCGGAATCGGAAACACGCGCGCGCGGCTCGCTGAGCTCTACGGGCAGCGCGCAAGCCTTTCGATTGCCCCGCGTCACGCGTGTGGCATGCGCCTCACGTTAGCGATACCGGTCGCGCCGGCGATATGA
- a CDS encoding VOC family protein: MKIIRKYRPGEMCWTDLGTPDFAGAKKFYRAIFGWTAKDLPMGPGFDYAMMRVKGKKVCVLYGMPEDQRAAKVTPLWLPYVSVANVAATVKKARAAGGKIIVQPRDVKEGSMAVIKDPAGAAIGLWQAGSHAGATISKTPGAVCWHDLNTPKAGIAAKFYAKVFGWKWSAKDVSGKKYTTFQLGKQSACGMWPIPMKGLPPSWVTHWQVTDCAKLVTKVKRLGGRVVMGATAVPGVCRFAILKDPKGAVFGILEPVP; this comes from the coding sequence GTGAAGATCATCAGGAAATACAGGCCGGGTGAAATGTGCTGGACCGACCTTGGAACGCCGGACTTCGCGGGTGCCAAGAAGTTCTATCGGGCCATCTTCGGCTGGACGGCGAAGGATCTTCCAATGGGACCCGGCTTCGACTATGCAATGATGCGCGTTAAAGGCAAGAAGGTGTGCGTGCTCTACGGGATGCCCGAAGATCAGCGCGCGGCCAAGGTCACCCCTTTGTGGCTTCCATACGTTTCGGTCGCGAACGTCGCCGCAACCGTGAAAAAGGCGCGCGCCGCCGGCGGCAAGATCATCGTGCAACCGAGAGACGTCAAAGAAGGCAGCATGGCGGTCATCAAAGATCCGGCGGGTGCCGCGATCGGGCTGTGGCAAGCCGGATCGCACGCAGGCGCGACGATAAGCAAAACCCCCGGTGCCGTCTGTTGGCATGACTTGAATACGCCGAAAGCCGGCATCGCTGCCAAGTTCTATGCAAAGGTCTTTGGCTGGAAATGGTCAGCCAAAGACGTCAGCGGAAAGAAGTACACGACGTTTCAGCTCGGCAAGCAGTCCGCATGCGGCATGTGGCCGATCCCGATGAAGGGTCTGCCGCCGAGCTGGGTCACGCATTGGCAGGTGACCGATTGCGCGAAACTCGTCACAAAGGTCAAGCGGCTCGGCGGGCGCGTCGTGATGGGCGCGACTGCGGTGCCGGGCGTCTGCCGCTTCGCTATCCTGAAAGACCCAAAGGGCGCGGTGTTTGGAATCTTAGAACCCGTACCGTAG
- a CDS encoding GlsB/YeaQ/YmgE family stress response membrane protein has product MSWLSWIIVGIIGGWLGRMVVKGEGPGGLIGDLIIGIIGAIIGGWVFGFFGHAGVTGFNLGSIIVAFIGSVILLLIVRAVSGPSKRPV; this is encoded by the coding sequence ATGAGTTGGTTATCCTGGATCATCGTCGGTATAATCGGCGGGTGGCTCGGGCGGATGGTCGTCAAGGGCGAAGGCCCCGGAGGGCTGATCGGCGATCTGATCATCGGCATCATCGGCGCGATCATCGGCGGATGGGTATTCGGGTTTTTCGGGCACGCCGGTGTCACGGGCTTCAACCTCGGGAGCATCATCGTCGCATTTATCGGCAGCGTCATCCTCTTGCTGATCGTGCGCGCAGTATCCGGCCCGTCGAAGCGGCCGGTGTAG
- a CDS encoding DUF5996 family protein, with protein sequence MTVDDEKNNAAGPWHALDVSRWSATKQSLHLYSQMLGKIRLALSPPQPNWMFTPLYLTPRGLTTGSVPCRDASIEGLLDVFDSSISIFKSDGRSQKIPFLPVRTVAEVYADLSGALDKLDIPCSISPVPQEIPDTTPLHTDRRSRDYDPAAVQRWFQTCTAIAGIFDRWRSRFFGRSGVQLWWGAFDLALILFNGKRVAAPTDRGYIMKYDLDAELMNVGLYLGDEQNGPLFYGYIYPEPKGAEATTLEPKGSAWSGQLHEWVLAYDEVRRSKDPAAALTTFLDSIYLQCFKVAGWDRAALTYDLPKLHQS encoded by the coding sequence ATGACTGTCGATGACGAAAAAAATAACGCTGCTGGTCCGTGGCACGCCCTTGACGTGTCGCGATGGTCGGCGACGAAGCAATCCTTGCATCTCTACTCGCAAATGCTGGGTAAAATACGTCTCGCGCTCTCACCACCCCAACCGAACTGGATGTTCACTCCGCTCTATCTCACTCCACGCGGGCTGACGACGGGCTCCGTCCCTTGCCGAGATGCCTCCATCGAAGGCCTGCTGGACGTCTTTGACTCGAGCATCTCGATTTTCAAGAGCGACGGCCGTTCTCAAAAAATCCCGTTTCTGCCCGTTCGCACGGTCGCCGAAGTCTACGCGGATCTCTCCGGCGCGCTCGACAAGCTCGACATACCCTGTTCTATCTCGCCCGTTCCACAAGAAATTCCGGACACGACGCCGCTTCACACGGATCGACGGTCGCGCGATTACGATCCGGCAGCGGTGCAGCGTTGGTTCCAGACTTGCACGGCCATTGCGGGCATTTTCGATCGCTGGCGGAGCCGCTTCTTCGGCCGCTCCGGCGTTCAGTTGTGGTGGGGAGCGTTCGATCTCGCGCTGATCCTATTCAACGGAAAACGCGTCGCGGCGCCTACCGATCGCGGCTATATCATGAAGTACGATCTCGATGCAGAGTTGATGAATGTCGGCCTCTATCTTGGGGATGAACAGAACGGCCCGCTCTTTTATGGCTACATCTATCCGGAGCCGAAAGGTGCGGAAGCGACCACTCTCGAGCCGAAGGGATCAGCTTGGTCCGGCCAGCTTCACGAGTGGGTGCTTGCCTACGACGAGGTGCGCCGGTCGAAAGACCCGGCCGCCGCGTTGACAACGTTTCTCGATTCGATCTATCTTCAATGCTTCAAGGTCGCAGGTTGGGACCGCGCAGCTTTGACGTACGACCTGCCGAAGCTGCACCAATCCTAG